A stretch of Lactiplantibacillus brownii DNA encodes these proteins:
- a CDS encoding nucleoside hydrolase: MDATRNVIIDCDPGIDDSLALLLALNSPELNVVGITTVCGNVPTHIGAENVLKVLALADRLDVPVYLGANRPLKVDYVSAQDTHGDDGLGNSHIPAVTTVHAAQNAVGFILDTLAEDPTTSILALGPLTNLAEALERDTAAFAAVDQFVLMGGNYKSHGNCSPVAEYNFWCDPDAAKIVFDLMPVPIHMVGLDVTRKIVLTPSLLEYMKVINPEMGTFIEKITRFYFDFHWQYERVIGCVINDPLAVAYLIDPRILAGFEAYTTIVATDDLARGESMVDDHHFWHRSPNSFVSTQVDVPAFWRQFLTRVLGATEPDLTTTLHQLLTVGA; encoded by the coding sequence ATGGATGCAACAAGAAACGTCATCATCGATTGTGATCCGGGCATCGATGACAGTTTAGCGCTGTTATTAGCGTTGAATTCACCGGAACTAAATGTGGTTGGTATTACGACCGTTTGTGGCAATGTGCCCACGCATATTGGGGCTGAAAATGTCTTGAAAGTGTTAGCTTTAGCGGATCGGTTGGATGTGCCAGTTTACCTTGGCGCCAACCGGCCACTGAAAGTTGATTATGTCAGTGCTCAAGACACGCATGGCGATGATGGCTTGGGCAATAGTCACATTCCCGCAGTGACTACGGTCCATGCGGCTCAAAATGCCGTTGGCTTTATTTTGGATACTTTGGCGGAAGATCCCACGACGTCTATCTTGGCGCTGGGACCACTGACTAATCTTGCTGAGGCTTTAGAACGTGATACGGCCGCTTTTGCAGCGGTTGATCAGTTCGTTTTAATGGGTGGTAACTACAAAAGCCATGGGAATTGCTCGCCGGTCGCTGAATATAATTTTTGGTGTGATCCGGATGCGGCAAAAATTGTTTTTGATCTGATGCCAGTCCCAATTCACATGGTCGGTTTGGATGTCACACGAAAAATTGTGTTAACGCCAAGTCTACTGGAATATATGAAAGTTATTAACCCTGAAATGGGCACCTTTATTGAAAAAATTACGCGTTTTTATTTTGATTTTCACTGGCAATACGAACGGGTCATCGGTTGTGTGATCAATGATCCTTTGGCGGTTGCCTATCTCATTGATCCAAGAATTTTGGCTGGCTTTGAGGCTTATACGACCATCGTGGCGACGGATGATCTCGCTCGCGGCGAGTCGATGGTGGATGATCATCATTTCTGGCATCGTTCACCAAATAGTTTTGTCAGCACGCAGGTGGATGTTCCAGCATTCTGGCGTCAATTTTTGACGCGTGTTTTAGGAGCAACCGAACCAGACTTGACGACAACCTTGCATCAATTATTAACGGTGGGCGCATGA
- a CDS encoding oleate hydratase, producing the protein MNIYKTMYRPLKPAGIDDRRANIVGGGIAGLATAVFLIDDAQMPARNITLYEKKPVMGGSMDGTKRAAGYLCRAERELEPYMECLWYLCSKIPSLENPGRSVLDDVVDFNRDEPIHSEARVIINQGEIDSHYHDYKLAPQYAEAMRQIIGSTEDELADKSLDDFFDAGFFKTNFWTCFHSQLAFKDYHSVIECRRYWQRFTFITRHEYLEGFIHTKYNEYDAIILPIERWLTDQGVHFVNDFAVTDLQLDEANNTVMGIVAKQHGEPTTVAVNSQDLVFVTTGSISENSTFGDNHIVAETNRDTTDMGTFTIWQNLAKKDAKFGHPEKFLGQIDKTKWISFFPTVKGYPEFFKRIERLSGSPAGTGGLMTFKDANWDLSFEIHHKPFFPYQADDEEVGWGYGLYGENIGNYIKKRMWDCTGDEIMTELLYHLGMLDIKDEVLAHTYMSTAMMPYCTAQFMPRKLGDRPKVIPAGCTNLALLGQFVEIDDDVVFTVETSVRTGMEAVYGLLNLEKDVLEVNTSRYDIRYLLERVKRFAGIHGEIKASDLPPMDPAKLPELEAGLLKLINDVPPFYQMYLGRDQTIPTKAAVLHPQAPRSK; encoded by the coding sequence ATGAACATTTATAAAACAATGTATCGCCCGTTAAAACCGGCTGGTATCGATGATCGTCGTGCCAATATCGTTGGTGGCGGGATTGCCGGCTTAGCCACTGCCGTTTTCCTAATCGATGACGCACAAATGCCCGCTCGCAATATCACTTTATATGAAAAGAAACCCGTCATGGGCGGTTCCATGGATGGGACTAAGCGCGCCGCTGGCTATCTTTGCCGGGCCGAACGTGAACTCGAACCTTATATGGAATGTCTCTGGTACCTTTGCAGCAAGATTCCTTCACTAGAGAATCCGGGCCGCAGTGTCTTAGACGATGTCGTTGATTTCAACCGTGACGAACCGATCCATAGTGAAGCACGGGTCATCATCAATCAAGGTGAGATCGACAGTCATTATCACGACTACAAGCTAGCACCGCAATATGCCGAAGCAATGCGGCAGATCATTGGCTCAACCGAAGATGAACTCGCTGACAAGAGTTTAGATGATTTCTTCGACGCAGGCTTCTTCAAGACCAACTTCTGGACTTGTTTCCATAGCCAATTGGCCTTCAAAGATTATCACAGTGTGATCGAATGTCGGCGTTACTGGCAACGTTTCACTTTCATCACCCGTCATGAATATTTGGAAGGTTTTATTCATACTAAATATAACGAATACGATGCCATTATTTTACCAATCGAACGTTGGTTGACGGATCAAGGCGTACATTTCGTCAATGATTTTGCCGTAACTGACCTACAACTCGATGAGGCCAATAATACCGTGATGGGCATTGTGGCAAAACAACATGGTGAACCGACCACCGTTGCCGTCAACAGCCAAGATCTCGTCTTCGTCACAACGGGGTCAATCAGTGAAAACAGTACCTTTGGCGATAATCACATCGTCGCTGAAACGAACCGGGATACAACTGACATGGGGACTTTCACCATTTGGCAGAATTTGGCTAAAAAAGATGCTAAATTCGGTCACCCCGAAAAATTTTTGGGCCAGATTGATAAGACAAAATGGATTTCCTTCTTCCCAACCGTTAAAGGTTACCCTGAATTCTTCAAACGAATTGAACGACTTTCAGGCAGTCCAGCCGGGACCGGTGGTTTAATGACTTTCAAAGATGCTAATTGGGATCTATCCTTTGAAATTCATCACAAGCCATTCTTCCCTTATCAAGCCGATGATGAAGAAGTTGGCTGGGGCTATGGGCTCTACGGTGAAAATATCGGGAACTACATCAAGAAACGGATGTGGGATTGTACCGGTGATGAGATCATGACGGAACTGCTCTATCACTTGGGCATGCTCGACATTAAAGATGAAGTCTTAGCTCATACCTACATGTCTACAGCGATGATGCCATATTGTACCGCTCAATTTATGCCACGGAAGCTCGGCGATCGGCCAAAAGTCATTCCAGCTGGTTGCACCAACTTAGCGTTACTCGGCCAATTTGTCGAAATTGACGATGACGTTGTCTTCACCGTTGAAACCTCTGTCCGCACTGGGATGGAAGCCGTCTATGGCCTCTTGAATCTTGAAAAAGATGTCTTGGAAGTCAACACATCACGTTACGATATTCGCTACTTGCTCGAACGGGTTAAACGCTTTGCTGGTATTCATGGTGAAATCAAAGCTAGCGATTTGCCACCAATGGACCCAGCCAAATTACCAGAACTAGAAGCTGGCTTGCTTAAGTTGATCAACGACGTGCCACCGTTCTATCAGATGTATCTGGGACGCGATCAAACGATTCCAACTAAAGCCGCCGTGCTACATCCCCAAGCACCACGCAGCAAGTAA
- a CDS encoding ABC transporter ATP-binding protein has translation MTAVLALKQINKQFGQGHTAVTALKDANFEVAAGQFVAIIGPSGSGKSTFLTIAAGLQTPTSGQVLLNGTELAAQSEKARLAYRFNEIGFILQSSNLIPFLNVTEQLKLVDKMAKRPFQKARAQKLLAELALSDVVTAYPNELSGGERQRVAIVRALYNDPSVILADEPTASLDTPRSIDVVARLAKEAHQHHKAIVMVTHDQRLISHCDVVYRIEDGIMTRQ, from the coding sequence ATGACAGCAGTTTTAGCTTTAAAACAAATCAATAAACAATTCGGCCAAGGTCATACCGCCGTTACCGCCTTAAAAGATGCCAATTTTGAAGTCGCCGCCGGCCAATTTGTCGCGATCATTGGCCCATCCGGTTCCGGTAAAAGCACCTTTTTAACGATTGCCGCCGGGCTACAAACTCCGACCAGTGGTCAAGTCTTGCTGAATGGTACCGAATTGGCCGCTCAATCTGAAAAGGCACGCCTAGCCTATCGTTTTAATGAAATTGGTTTCATTTTACAGAGCTCCAATTTGATTCCGTTTCTCAATGTCACGGAACAATTAAAACTCGTGGACAAAATGGCTAAACGTCCCTTTCAAAAAGCCCGCGCCCAAAAATTACTCGCTGAGTTAGCTTTAAGCGACGTAGTGACCGCCTACCCGAACGAACTCTCTGGTGGTGAACGTCAGCGAGTGGCAATCGTGCGCGCACTCTATAATGATCCCAGCGTTATTCTTGCCGATGAACCCACAGCCAGTTTAGATACACCACGCTCAATCGACGTGGTCGCACGACTCGCCAAAGAAGCTCATCAACATCATAAAGCTATCGTCATGGTCACCCATGATCAACGTTTGATCAGCCATTGTGACGTCGTTTATCGAATTGAAGATGGCATCATGACTCGCCAATAA
- a CDS encoding ABC transporter permease, with the protein MYLGLKEMRHEKLRYSLLSGVLLLIALVVFMLAGLANGLSNGNRQAIDNWQATDVYLNQNANETLSTSQLKLADQKTIKGDKVAPLATLSGTLRTAKNSHKTTISALATSRQAFIMPKVTSGHRINGQNQLLISNSLKADGYHIGQKVRLGTTKKTVKIVGTYASSTYMISPTVYTDVATLNRLKDMPVTSGNQQTINGFVTKNGAFKRADHDSLQHLTMATFINKLPGYSAEQLTLNTMIYFLFAIALAIIGIFMFVLTLQKQALFGVLKVQGIGTKHILAALLTQSVAMAVIGIVIGLGITVGLAQIMPAGLPFAINWLQFGGYSLALLAAAVIGALLSWRTVANIDPAVAIG; encoded by the coding sequence ATGTACTTAGGTCTCAAAGAAATGCGTCATGAAAAGCTACGCTATAGCTTATTAAGTGGCGTCCTACTATTAATTGCCTTGGTCGTTTTCATGTTGGCCGGACTAGCCAACGGCCTTTCCAACGGCAATCGACAAGCCATTGACAACTGGCAGGCCACGGATGTCTATTTAAACCAAAATGCGAATGAAACCCTCTCCACTTCTCAGCTTAAATTAGCCGACCAGAAAACCATCAAGGGGGATAAAGTCGCCCCATTAGCGACTTTGTCCGGCACTTTACGGACTGCTAAGAATAGTCACAAAACGACTATCAGTGCTTTAGCTACAAGTCGTCAGGCGTTTATTATGCCCAAAGTCACCAGTGGTCACCGAATCAACGGTCAAAATCAATTACTGATCTCAAACAGTTTAAAAGCTGATGGCTATCATATTGGTCAAAAGGTTCGTTTAGGAACCACTAAGAAAACGGTCAAAATCGTTGGTACATACGCCAGCAGCACGTACATGATCTCACCAACGGTCTACACCGACGTTGCCACCCTGAATCGATTGAAAGACATGCCCGTAACCAGTGGCAATCAGCAAACAATCAATGGTTTCGTTACAAAAAACGGCGCCTTCAAACGTGCTGATCATGACAGCCTCCAGCATTTAACGATGGCCACCTTCATCAATAAGTTACCTGGTTACAGCGCCGAACAATTGACGTTAAACACCATGATCTATTTCTTGTTTGCGATTGCCTTAGCCATCATCGGCATTTTCATGTTCGTCTTGACCTTACAGAAACAAGCGCTGTTTGGGGTTTTAAAAGTTCAAGGAATCGGCACCAAGCATATTCTCGCCGCTTTACTCACACAGAGTGTTGCCATGGCAGTCATCGGCATCGTCATTGGCCTAGGCATAACTGTCGGCTTGGCCCAAATCATGCCCGCCGGCCTACCTTTTGCCATCAACTGGCTGCAATTTGGTGGGTATAGTCTCGCATTGCTTGCCGCCGCCGTTATCGGTGCCTTACTTTCTTGGCGAACCGTCGCTAACATTGATCCCGCCGTTGCTATCGGCTAA
- a CDS encoding YagU family protein: MAKKSFNHQAAMIAGVTGGVISGLVKLGWENILPPRTAARDQTNPPQQLLQQIGIPARVTHATYTYSGHQLPVVSYMMHFGFSTTFAVAYSLWARKHPRAKAGSSALFGLTIFGVFHHGILPALGTIPRAKDQPAEEHLSEAIGHVLWMWTADWVSATVYQRLTAGKKGTK, translated from the coding sequence ATGGCAAAGAAAAGTTTTAATCATCAAGCAGCAATGATCGCCGGTGTCACTGGCGGGGTAATCTCAGGGTTAGTTAAGTTAGGTTGGGAAAATATCCTACCACCGCGGACCGCCGCACGTGATCAAACTAATCCACCTCAGCAATTACTACAACAAATTGGGATTCCAGCTCGTGTGACTCATGCGACTTATACGTATTCAGGTCATCAATTACCCGTTGTGAGTTACATGATGCACTTCGGATTTTCGACGACTTTTGCGGTGGCCTACAGTTTATGGGCTCGCAAGCATCCGCGTGCGAAGGCCGGTAGCAGTGCGTTATTCGGGCTAACGATTTTTGGCGTCTTCCATCATGGCATCTTACCAGCTTTAGGAACGATTCCTCGCGCTAAGGATCAACCCGCTGAAGAACATCTTTCAGAAGCCATTGGTCATGTGCTATGGATGTGGACGGCTGACTGGGTCAGTGCGACCGTTTATCAGCGCTTAACTGCGGGTAAAAAAGGGACCAAATAG
- a CDS encoding TetR/AcrR family transcriptional regulator, giving the protein MASKTKEKLAAALVTELQQTPVDKITIQAIVDDCELTRQTFYNHFADIYELVEWTAKEATNRALANVADYDNWQQGFLNIMADIQANQYLVMNTYQSAYRDLLEKYIYTVLYQYIIKVVDRQAVGMRVAAKHKHFIAHFYSLAFIALIFEWVKDGFHDDPQEIVEQTGVLVQGDFQKALNNYAE; this is encoded by the coding sequence ATGGCATCAAAAACGAAAGAAAAATTAGCGGCGGCGTTAGTCACAGAGTTACAACAAACACCGGTGGACAAAATCACGATCCAAGCGATTGTTGATGACTGTGAACTCACCCGCCAGACATTCTATAATCATTTTGCTGATATTTATGAACTCGTCGAATGGACTGCTAAAGAAGCCACGAACCGAGCACTCGCAAACGTGGCCGACTACGATAATTGGCAACAAGGTTTCTTAAACATCATGGCGGATATTCAAGCGAATCAGTACCTAGTCATGAATACTTATCAATCCGCTTATCGTGACCTATTAGAAAAGTATATTTATACCGTGCTCTACCAATACATCATCAAAGTGGTAGATCGCCAAGCAGTCGGTATGCGTGTGGCCGCCAAACACAAACATTTCATCGCCCATTTCTACAGTCTCGCGTTCATTGCGTTGATTTTTGAGTGGGTCAAAGATGGCTTCCATGACGATCCTCAAGAAATCGTGGAACAAACGGGAGTCCTTGTTCAAGGGGATTTTCAGAAAGCACTCAACAACTATGCTGAATAA
- a CDS encoding MerR family transcriptional regulator, producing the protein MAYQIKQLAKLAGVSVRTLRYYDEIGLLPPAYIGTNGYRYYETAQVDQLQQIRLYRAMQVPLAEIKPLLAQSTTEIVATLSQQYQQLLAERQQLDRLLGLVQATIKSHQGGSTMTDSEKFAAFKRQQVAANTAEYGEELADKYDAKTIQQANQKFANLSADDYAAMRATEAQLLADLKTRPAVPSAVAARIYTAHKKWLSYSWVTYSAAMHRNLALMYQADDRFQAYYDGRAGKGASALLCQIIAYYAQA; encoded by the coding sequence ATGGCTTATCAAATTAAACAGTTGGCTAAACTGGCCGGCGTCAGCGTCCGGACACTGCGGTATTATGATGAAATTGGCTTGTTACCGCCAGCCTATATCGGGACGAATGGCTACCGTTATTATGAAACGGCCCAGGTAGATCAACTCCAACAAATTCGTCTCTATCGGGCGATGCAGGTACCGTTAGCTGAAATTAAGCCACTCTTAGCACAATCGACTACTGAAATTGTCGCAACGTTGTCGCAGCAATATCAGCAGTTATTGGCGGAACGTCAACAGTTAGATCGGCTTTTAGGACTGGTCCAAGCAACGATTAAGAGTCATCAAGGAGGATCAACTATGACGGATAGTGAAAAATTTGCAGCCTTTAAGCGGCAACAAGTGGCGGCTAATACCGCTGAATACGGGGAAGAATTGGCTGATAAGTATGATGCCAAGACGATTCAACAGGCCAATCAAAAATTTGCCAACTTGTCCGCTGACGATTATGCGGCAATGCGAGCAACTGAAGCCCAACTGCTGGCAGATTTGAAGACGCGACCTGCTGTACCAAGTGCGGTTGCAGCACGGATTTATACCGCACACAAAAAGTGGTTAAGCTATAGTTGGGTCACTTATTCTGCCGCCATGCATCGGAATTTAGCGTTGATGTATCAAGCAGATGACCGATTCCAAGCTTACTATGATGGGCGAGCTGGGAAAGGTGCGAGTGCCTTGCTCTGCCAGATTATCGCGTATTATGCGCAAGCTTAA
- a CDS encoding cation:dicarboxylate symporter family transporter, with the protein MKTYHRFRLSLGWQILIGLGLGIILGVIFYGNQTAITAMQNIGTMFISLIQMIVLPIVVACLITGIANMGDLKKLGRIGGKTIIYFEVMTTIAIALGLLVGNVFHPGDYINIHQLHSTSISQYVATAKTVSHSGIWSTVMGIIPTNVFKSLAAGDMIPVIFFAVFFGLGTAAIGDQGKIILDFMNAVAEAMFKVTNWVMHTAPIGVCALIGVTVAEMGLKALAPLGYFIVLAYATMAIFIVVVMGLVARLFGLNIWHLLRVIRDEMILGFSTASSEAALPKIIDKMGKYGVSQGIVSFVIPTGYTFNLDGSAIYQSLAALFLAQAYGIHLSLSQQITLLIVLMITSKGIAGVPGASFVVLLATISSIGVPVQGLAFIAGIDRLVDMGRTVVNVVGNSLAAVIIGKSEHEFDGDMSERYLAEIKAGHHSAPISK; encoded by the coding sequence ATGAAGACCTATCACCGTTTTCGCCTGAGTTTAGGCTGGCAAATTTTGATTGGTTTGGGTTTGGGAATTATCTTAGGCGTCATTTTTTATGGGAATCAGACTGCGATCACCGCAATGCAAAATATCGGGACCATGTTCATTAGTTTGATTCAGATGATCGTGTTACCAATTGTGGTGGCCTGTTTGATTACTGGGATTGCCAATATGGGTGATTTGAAAAAGCTTGGTCGCATTGGTGGCAAAACGATTATTTACTTTGAAGTGATGACCACGATTGCGATTGCTTTAGGGCTGCTGGTAGGGAATGTTTTTCATCCTGGTGATTATATTAATATTCATCAGCTTCATTCGACTAGTATCAGTCAGTATGTTGCGACCGCGAAAACGGTGTCGCACAGTGGCATTTGGTCGACGGTCATGGGGATCATTCCGACCAACGTTTTCAAATCATTAGCTGCGGGTGACATGATCCCAGTCATTTTCTTCGCAGTGTTCTTTGGTTTAGGCACGGCGGCCATCGGCGATCAAGGTAAGATTATTTTGGACTTCATGAATGCCGTGGCGGAAGCGATGTTTAAGGTCACCAATTGGGTCATGCACACGGCACCGATTGGGGTCTGTGCACTGATCGGCGTGACCGTGGCGGAAATGGGACTCAAAGCTTTAGCACCGCTGGGCTATTTTATCGTGTTGGCGTACGCCACGATGGCTATTTTTATCGTCGTCGTGATGGGGTTAGTAGCGCGTTTATTTGGTCTGAACATCTGGCATTTGTTACGCGTTATTCGCGATGAAATGATCCTTGGCTTTTCAACGGCAAGTTCCGAAGCGGCTCTACCAAAAATCATTGATAAAATGGGGAAATATGGTGTTAGCCAAGGAATCGTTTCCTTTGTGATTCCGACCGGTTACACGTTCAATCTCGATGGTTCGGCGATCTATCAGTCTTTAGCGGCGTTGTTTTTAGCGCAAGCGTATGGCATTCATTTGTCGCTCAGCCAGCAGATTACCTTGTTAATCGTCTTGATGATCACCTCAAAGGGGATTGCGGGGGTTCCTGGTGCCTCCTTCGTGGTTTTACTAGCCACGATTTCATCAATCGGCGTCCCGGTACAAGGCTTAGCCTTTATTGCTGGTATTGATCGGCTAGTCGACATGGGTCGAACCGTGGTCAACGTGGTTGGGAACTCGCTTGCGGCGGTCATTATTGGTAAATCAGAACATGAATTTGATGGCGACATGAGTGAGCGTTATCTGGCCGAAATTAAGGCAGGTCATCATTCAGCGCCAATTTCAAAGTAA
- a CDS encoding ECF transporter S component — MKKIKTRTVTLLALCIALNVVGGNLALMLKLPVYLDSIGTVLAAAVFGPLGGMLAGGATGLFMATTDLYSLFFMPVQLLTGLVAGLIYRRLKPSSFKNNWWLALAISLPGTLVSTLITVILFHGITSSGSSMLVQVLLGTGMSKALAVFLIQIGTDYLDRFLTVYVVALVYRAIRYKLPQAN; from the coding sequence ATGAAAAAAATCAAAACACGTACCGTTACCTTGTTGGCGTTGTGCATTGCGCTCAACGTGGTTGGTGGCAATCTTGCCTTGATGCTGAAGTTACCGGTCTATTTAGATTCAATTGGAACTGTGCTAGCTGCGGCAGTTTTTGGCCCACTTGGTGGGATGCTAGCTGGGGGTGCGACCGGGCTGTTCATGGCGACGACTGACTTATATTCACTATTTTTCATGCCTGTCCAGTTGTTAACCGGGCTAGTTGCTGGGTTGATTTATCGGCGCCTCAAACCAAGCAGTTTTAAAAATAATTGGTGGCTAGCGTTAGCAATTTCGCTACCAGGAACGCTCGTTAGTACGCTGATCACAGTAATATTGTTCCATGGTATTACTTCGTCGGGCTCCAGCATGTTAGTGCAAGTATTGCTAGGCACGGGGATGAGTAAGGCTTTAGCAGTTTTTCTTATTCAAATCGGAACCGATTATTTAGATCGTTTTTTGACTGTTTACGTGGTGGCGCTAGTTTATCGAGCGATTCGGTATAAATTGCCACAAGCAAATTGA